The following are from one region of the Ptychodera flava strain L36383 chromosome 15, AS_Pfla_20210202, whole genome shotgun sequence genome:
- the LOC139152267 gene encoding uncharacterized protein gives MTKALPNFFIVKYHDRKIITEKLYQENTTIVFVHIPKSAGTTTLECLRNVAEQRKLEKPQNVWFRNYLSIFNSLKSGKHHRSRAYLGVFALGVCDFVDQPCSYFTVFRDPIERTISSYMYCKKRRDKICHAADARNMTVKQWALHQGSVVFYQLLHNPELCEEQYNVEATDLMKKKGDIKRRNVDIPCWYKQILLLQKRIDKDRRQHVLSFILANMKNLFAFIGLAEKYNETLQMLEKVYDLPFYSLCAGDVKNKSVYKISGDNATDSKTMIVEKLKKDLMEDPEVREVLHEDMEIYNEAVRIFNKQLDKFKGLS, from the coding sequence ATGACGAAAGCACTTCCTAATTTCTTCATCGTTAAATACCATGATAGAAAAATAATAACTGAAAAACTTTATCAGGAAAACACAACCATTGTATTCGTCCATATTCCCAAATCTGCTGGAACAACCACGCTTGAGTGCCTGAGGAATGTCGCTGAGCAAAGAAAATTAGAGAAGCCACAAAATGTCTGGTTCAGGAATTACCtgagcattttcaattctctGAAATCTGGGAAACATCACCGATCGAGGGCGTATCTTGGAGTTTTTGCACTTGGCGTTTGCGACTTCGTCGACCAGCCCTGCTCCTACTTCACAGTCTTCCGTGATCCAATCGAGCGGACAATCTCGTCTTACATGTACTGCAAGAAAAGACGAGACAAAATATGTCATGCGGCTGACGCAAGAAATATGACCGTCAAACAATGGGCCTTGCACCAGGGAAGCGTGGTGTTCTATCAGCTACTACACAACCCTGAGTTATGTGAGGAGCAATACAACGTTGAAGCCACTGACTTAATGAAAAAGAAAGGTGATATCAAAAGGAGAAACGTCGACATACCTTGCTGGTACAAACAAATTCTCCTGTTACAAAAAAGGATCGACAAAGACAGGAGGCAACACGTTCTTAGTTTTATACTAGCGAATATGAAAAATTTGTTCGCTTTTATCGGCTTAGCCGAAAAATACAATGAGACCTTGCAAATGCTGGAGAAAGTCTATGATCTGCCATTTTACTCGCTTTGTGCTGGTGACGTAAAGAACAAATCAGTGTACAAAATCTCCGGTGACAATGCAACAGATTCCAAGACCATGATTgttgagaaattgaaaaaagatCTGATGGAGGATCCTGAAGTCAGAGAAGTTTTACATGAAGATATGGAAATCTACAACGAAGCTGTTCGCATTTTCAACAAACAGCTCGACAAATTTAAGGGACTGTCCTAA